The following are encoded in a window of Abyssisolibacter fermentans genomic DNA:
- the nifU gene encoding Fe-S cluster assembly scaffold protein NifU, producing MYSEKVMDHFKNPRNVGEIDNPDGVGEVGNPQCGDIMKIYLKVEDDIIKDVKFKTYGCGSAIASSSMATEMIKGKSIKEAVELTNMAVVEALDGLPPVKVHCSVLAEDAIKSALYDYAEKNNIEIEGLENFKPREHHH from the coding sequence ATGTATTCAGAAAAAGTTATGGATCATTTTAAAAATCCTAGAAATGTGGGAGAAATAGATAACCCTGATGGTGTTGGTGAGGTAGGAAATCCTCAATGTGGAGATATAATGAAGATATACTTAAAAGTAGAGGATGACATAATAAAAGATGTAAAATTTAAAACTTACGGTTGTGGCTCAGCGATTGCTTCATCAAGTATGGCAACTGAAATGATAAAAGGAAAATCTATAAAAGAAGCGGTTGAGTTAACTAATATGGCTGTAGTAGAAGCTTTAGATGGTTTACCACCTGTAAAAGTACATTGTTCTGTTTTAGCTGAAGATGCTATAAAATCTGCTCTTTATGATTATGCTGAGAAAAATAATATTGAAATTGAAGGATTAGAAAATTTCAAGCCACGTGAACATCATCATTAA
- a CDS encoding ribonuclease J, whose amino-acid sequence MAKKAPKLKIIPLGGLCEIGKNMTVIEYKNDIIVIDCGMSFPGDEMLGIDVVIPDVSYLEKNKDKIKGIILTHGHEDHIGSLPYILPNLSIPIYATKLTIGLVEYKLKDRGINNAQLNIVKPEQSIKLGCFVIEFIRTTHSIPDSVALAIHTPEGLIVHTGDFKIDYTPIKGDTINLHKFAELGKKGVLVMMADSTNVERKGYTMSESTVGATFKNIFMTAKHRIIVATFASNIHRIQQIIDAAVMFNRKVVISGRSMVNVAKVAIELGYLDVPEGTLIDIRDMNKYSTDEIVVITTGSQGEPMSALSRLASSDHRKMALLPGDLVIISATPIPGNEKGVSKVINQLFKKGAEVIYEDLADVHVSGHACQEELKLIHSLIKPKFFIPVHGEYRHLIRHAELAKELGMDEDNIFIAKNGSVLEFTNDKGRYCSCVTAGKVLVDGLGVGDVGNIVLRDRKHLSEDGLIVVVVTITKEEGKVISGPDIISRGFVYVRESEDLMEEARSVVKVVLDECEKNNITDWATLKTRIKDALRDFLYEKIKRNPMILPIIMEV is encoded by the coding sequence GTGGCGAAAAAAGCACCAAAATTAAAAATAATACCTTTAGGTGGATTGTGTGAGATTGGAAAGAATATGACTGTAATAGAATATAAAAATGATATTATTGTTATAGATTGCGGAATGAGTTTTCCTGGAGATGAAATGTTAGGAATAGATGTAGTTATACCTGATGTATCTTATTTAGAAAAAAATAAAGATAAAATAAAAGGTATAATTCTAACGCACGGGCATGAAGATCATATAGGATCATTACCTTATATACTTCCAAATTTATCAATACCAATATATGCAACAAAATTAACTATAGGTCTAGTTGAGTATAAATTAAAAGATCGAGGAATTAATAATGCGCAGCTTAATATAGTTAAACCAGAACAATCAATTAAACTTGGATGTTTTGTGATAGAATTTATTAGAACAACTCATAGTATACCAGATTCTGTAGCTTTAGCTATACATACACCAGAGGGTTTAATAGTTCATACAGGCGATTTTAAAATTGATTATACTCCAATAAAAGGTGATACTATCAATCTTCATAAATTTGCTGAATTAGGTAAAAAAGGCGTATTGGTAATGATGGCTGATAGTACAAATGTTGAAAGAAAAGGCTACACTATGTCTGAAAGTACTGTAGGAGCAACTTTTAAAAATATTTTTATGACAGCTAAACATAGAATAATTGTGGCTACATTTGCATCAAATATTCATAGAATTCAACAAATTATAGATGCAGCTGTTATGTTCAATAGAAAAGTTGTTATATCAGGAAGAAGTATGGTTAATGTCGCTAAAGTTGCGATTGAATTAGGGTATTTAGATGTTCCTGAAGGAACATTGATAGATATAAGAGATATGAATAAGTATTCTACTGATGAAATAGTTGTTATAACAACTGGAAGTCAAGGAGAGCCAATGTCTGCACTATCTAGATTAGCATCGTCTGATCATAGAAAAATGGCTTTATTACCAGGAGATTTAGTTATTATATCAGCTACTCCAATACCAGGAAATGAAAAGGGAGTATCAAAGGTAATAAATCAATTATTTAAAAAAGGTGCTGAGGTTATTTACGAAGACTTAGCTGACGTACATGTATCTGGTCATGCATGTCAAGAAGAATTAAAGCTTATACACAGTTTAATTAAGCCGAAATTCTTCATTCCTGTACATGGAGAATATAGGCATTTAATAAGACATGCTGAACTAGCTAAAGAATTAGGTATGGATGAAGATAATATATTTATTGCAAAAAACGGATCGGTACTGGAATTCACTAATGATAAAGGTAGGTATTGTTCTTGCGTAACAGCTGGAAAAGTTTTAGTTGATGGTTTAGGTGTCGGTGATGTAGGTAATATTGTTCTAAGAGATAGAAAACATTTATCTGAAGATGGTTTAATTGTTGTTGTTGTTACTATAACTAAAGAAGAAGGAAAAGTGATATCAGGACCTGACATTATATCAAGAGGATTTGTATATGTTAGGGAATCAGAAGATTTAATGGAAGAAGCACGTAGTGTAGTTAAAGTAGTGCTAGATGAATGTGAAAAGAACAACATTACTGATTGGGCAACATTAAAAACTAGAATTAAAGATGCATTAAGAGATTTCTTATATGAGAAGATTAAAAGAAATCCAATGATATTACCAATAATAATGGAAGTATAA
- a CDS encoding Fur family transcriptional regulator, which produces MKKDNPNILLNILKENGYKLTTQRKIIFNIFTENEGAHLSPEEIYDKVRDKHPDIGIATVYRTLQLLEDLDILYKVNFNDGCSRYELNLDKDAGHHHHHLICLNCGKVIEVELDLLENLEEEIEKSCEFEIVDHSVKFYGYCKSCKK; this is translated from the coding sequence ATGAAAAAAGATAACCCTAATATTTTGTTAAATATACTAAAAGAAAATGGATATAAATTAACTACACAAAGAAAGATTATATTTAATATTTTTACAGAAAATGAGGGTGCTCATTTGAGCCCTGAAGAAATTTATGATAAAGTAAGGGATAAACATCCAGATATAGGAATAGCAACAGTGTATAGGACTTTACAATTGTTAGAAGATTTGGACATATTATATAAGGTTAATTTTAATGATGGTTGTAGCAGATATGAGTTAAATTTAGACAAAGATGCTGGCCATCACCATCATCATCTTATATGCCTTAATTGTGGTAAGGTTATAGAAGTTGAATTGGATTTACTCGAGAATCTTGAAGAAGAAATAGAAAAGAGCTGTGAATTTGAAATTGTAGACCATAGTGTTAAATTTTACGGATATTGCAAATCATGTAAAAAATAA
- the alaS gene encoding alanine--tRNA ligase gives MKQYNLNQVRKEFLDFFKEKDHYIADSYSLVPKNDKSLLLINAGMAPLKAYFLGTAQPPKKRMATCQKCIRTGDIDNVGKTDRHGTFFEMLGNFSFGDYFKKEIIKWAWEFMTQRIEIPEELLWVTVFHEDDEAFDIWKNEVGISPDRIVRLGKEDNFWEHGLGPCGPCSEIYIDRGEKYSCGDPNCKPGCDCDRFVEVWNLVFSQFDKDEDGNYNPLPNPNIDTGMGLERMVCVLNDASNIFEIEPISSIIKNVENISGKKYGENKAEDVSIRVIIDHLRAMTFLVSDGVIPSNEGRGYVLRRLIRRAARHGKLLGIEGEFLYKLSEIIIDNWGEYYPNLVDKKVQIKKVIQVEEQKFQETIDQGMNILKEFLQDMSKKGDKVLEGVKAFKLYDTYGFPLDLTKEILDEKGYTVDEEGFNNEMEEQRQRARNARANGDFEGWNRNSQAKISNDVLTEFIGYENKEATSKVILLIKDNVEVDSLKEGEDGIIILDQTVFYPEGGGQVSDRGILFNDNFKCELKDVKKIDGNKILHFVSIESGIINVGQKVHAEINEKKRMNTARNHTATHLLHRALKDVLGEHVNQAGSLVDEEKLRFDFTHFQGVAKEELSKIEDIVNERILDCLDISITTGNMDEARKMGAVALFDEKYGDKVRIVKMGNYSIELCGGTHLSNTSQVQIFKIVSEGGIASGVRRIEAITGEAAFKNIKNTYKAMDEVANKLKTIPSNVLDKLKNSLEENKSLSKKIESLKAKMAVSKVDDIIKDVITMNDLSLVVKQIDGLEVNDMRNLCDEIKNKITGDVLIVLGTVKNDKVNFVASATKPLTKKGIHAGNIIREVAKATGGGGGGRPDMATAGGKDPSKVKEALDLVENLVRNSVK, from the coding sequence ATGAAACAATACAACTTGAATCAAGTGAGAAAAGAGTTTTTAGATTTCTTTAAGGAAAAAGATCACTATATTGCTGATAGTTATTCTCTAGTACCTAAAAATGATAAAAGCTTATTATTAATAAATGCTGGGATGGCACCTTTAAAAGCATATTTTCTAGGTACAGCTCAGCCACCAAAGAAAAGAATGGCAACTTGCCAAAAATGTATTAGAACAGGAGATATAGACAATGTAGGTAAAACTGATAGACATGGTACTTTCTTTGAAATGCTAGGTAATTTTTCTTTTGGAGATTATTTTAAAAAAGAAATTATTAAATGGGCATGGGAATTCATGACACAGAGAATAGAAATTCCTGAAGAATTACTATGGGTTACAGTATTTCATGAAGATGATGAAGCATTTGACATTTGGAAAAATGAAGTAGGAATCTCTCCTGATAGAATAGTCAGACTTGGAAAGGAAGATAATTTTTGGGAGCATGGTTTAGGACCTTGTGGACCTTGTTCAGAGATATATATTGATAGAGGAGAAAAGTATTCGTGTGGAGATCCTAATTGTAAACCTGGATGTGATTGTGATAGATTTGTTGAAGTGTGGAATTTAGTATTTTCACAATTTGATAAAGATGAAGATGGAAATTATAACCCACTACCTAATCCTAATATAGATACAGGGATGGGTTTAGAGAGAATGGTTTGTGTATTAAATGATGCAAGTAATATATTTGAAATCGAGCCTATAAGTTCAATAATTAAAAACGTTGAAAATATAAGTGGTAAGAAATATGGCGAAAATAAAGCTGAAGATGTTTCAATTAGAGTTATTATTGATCACCTTAGAGCAATGACATTCTTAGTATCAGATGGAGTAATACCTAGTAATGAAGGTCGAGGTTATGTGTTAAGAAGACTGATAAGAAGAGCAGCTAGACATGGTAAGTTATTAGGTATAGAAGGAGAATTTTTATATAAATTATCTGAAATAATAATAGATAATTGGGGAGAGTATTATCCAAATCTAGTAGATAAAAAAGTACAAATTAAAAAAGTTATTCAAGTAGAAGAGCAAAAATTTCAAGAAACTATTGATCAAGGCATGAATATCTTGAAAGAATTTCTCCAAGATATGTCTAAGAAAGGTGATAAAGTTTTAGAAGGTGTTAAGGCATTTAAACTATATGATACCTATGGTTTCCCATTGGATTTGACTAAAGAAATCTTAGATGAAAAAGGATATACAGTTGATGAAGAAGGTTTTAATAATGAGATGGAAGAACAGAGACAAAGAGCTAGAAATGCAAGAGCAAATGGAGATTTTGAAGGCTGGAATAGAAATTCTCAAGCTAAAATATCTAATGATGTATTAACAGAATTTATTGGCTACGAGAATAAAGAAGCTACTTCAAAAGTGATATTATTAATAAAGGATAATGTAGAAGTTGATAGTTTAAAAGAAGGAGAAGATGGAATCATTATACTTGATCAAACTGTTTTCTATCCAGAAGGTGGAGGTCAGGTATCTGACAGAGGTATATTATTTAATGATAATTTCAAATGTGAACTAAAGGATGTTAAAAAGATAGATGGAAATAAAATTTTACACTTTGTTAGTATAGAAAGTGGTATAATTAATGTAGGACAAAAAGTTCATGCAGAAATAAATGAGAAAAAAAGAATGAATACAGCTAGAAATCATACTGCTACACACTTACTTCATAGAGCGTTAAAAGATGTTTTGGGTGAGCATGTTAATCAAGCAGGTTCTTTAGTAGATGAGGAAAAACTTAGATTTGATTTTACTCATTTTCAAGGTGTTGCTAAAGAAGAACTTAGTAAAATTGAGGATATTGTTAATGAGAGAATATTAGATTGCTTAGATATAAGTATTACTACAGGAAATATGGATGAGGCAAGAAAAATGGGTGCAGTAGCATTGTTTGATGAGAAATATGGTGACAAGGTTAGAATAGTAAAAATGGGCAACTACAGCATTGAACTTTGTGGAGGTACACATTTAAGCAATACAAGTCAGGTACAAATTTTTAAGATAGTTAGTGAAGGTGGAATTGCTTCTGGAGTAAGAAGAATAGAAGCTATAACTGGTGAAGCAGCTTTTAAGAATATTAAGAATACTTATAAAGCTATGGATGAAGTAGCTAATAAGCTAAAAACTATACCAAGTAATGTTTTAGATAAACTAAAAAACAGTTTAGAAGAAAATAAAAGTTTAAGTAAAAAAATAGAATCTTTGAAAGCTAAGATGGCTGTATCAAAAGTCGATGATATTATTAAAGATGTTATAACAATGAATGACTTAAGCTTAGTAGTTAAGCAAATAGATGGACTAGAAGTAAATGATATGAGAAATCTTTGTGATGAGATTAAAAATAAAATTACTGGTGATGTTTTAATTGTTTTAGGTACTGTTAAAAACGATAAGGTTAATTTTGTTGCATCTGCTACTAAACCTTTAACTAAGAAGGGAATTCATGCAGGAAATATAATTAGAGAAGTTGCAAAAGCTACTGGTGGCGGTGGCGGTGGAAGACCTGACATGGCTACGGCTGGTGGAAAAGATCCATCAAAAGTTAAAGAAGCTTTAGATTTAGTTGAAAACTTAGTAAGAAATAGTGTAAAATAG
- a CDS encoding DUF1292 domain-containing protein: protein MSEERQIHKFVDEEGNEHEFEILDVFKVDEKEYAILQADDEEDALLLRMELDEDDNKILVVIEDEQEFIDVRDLYFESEE from the coding sequence ATGAGTGAAGAAAGACAAATACATAAATTTGTTGATGAAGAAGGAAATGAGCATGAGTTTGAGATTTTAGATGTATTTAAGGTTGATGAAAAAGAGTATGCTATTTTACAAGCTGATGACGAAGAAGATGCCTTGCTATTAAGGATGGAATTGGACGAAGACGATAATAAAATTCTAGTTGTTATAGAAGATGAACAAGAATTTATTGATGTTAGAGATTTATATTTTGAGTCTGAAGAGTAA
- a CDS encoding aldo/keto reductase, with product MEYEVLGSCDFKVSKMCFGSLTMSPLQANMSFKEGAALIKYAYEKGVNFLDTAEFYDNYGHIREALKSINRHDYIIATKSYSYSKETAQKSLKKALEELDTDYIDIFLLHEQESEHTIRGHYEAIEYFMKAKEKGIIRAIGISTHRVEGVKAFNKYSELDVVHPIINIDGIGIQDGSVQDMLDAIKEARLLNRGIYAMKPLGGGHLIRNVEEALAFVRSIKDIHSFAIGMQCQDEIDANVSYVETGQIDNNLKSKLINKKRRLHIDDWCEGCGTCVEVCQHNGIMIKDNKAVPILENCVFCGYCSKHCPQFCIKVV from the coding sequence ATGGAATATGAGGTTTTAGGTAGTTGCGATTTTAAAGTATCTAAGATGTGTTTTGGATCTCTTACTATGAGTCCACTACAAGCAAATATGAGTTTTAAAGAAGGAGCTGCCTTGATAAAGTATGCTTATGAAAAAGGTGTTAATTTTTTAGATACGGCTGAGTTTTATGATAACTATGGACATATACGAGAAGCATTAAAAAGTATTAATAGACATGATTATATAATTGCTACAAAGTCTTATTCGTATTCAAAAGAAACAGCTCAAAAAAGTTTGAAAAAGGCACTAGAAGAATTAGATACTGATTATATTGACATATTTTTATTGCATGAACAAGAGAGTGAGCATACAATCAGAGGACATTATGAAGCTATAGAATATTTTATGAAAGCTAAAGAAAAAGGAATAATTAGGGCAATTGGTATATCGACGCATAGAGTGGAAGGCGTAAAAGCATTTAATAAATATAGTGAATTAGATGTTGTACATCCAATTATAAATATTGATGGTATAGGCATACAGGATGGAAGTGTACAGGATATGTTAGATGCCATAAAGGAAGCTAGATTGCTAAATAGAGGAATTTATGCTATGAAACCTTTAGGAGGAGGGCATTTAATTAGAAATGTTGAAGAAGCTTTAGCATTTGTAAGGAGTATTAAGGATATTCATTCATTTGCTATTGGAATGCAATGTCAAGATGAAATTGATGCAAATGTTTCATATGTAGAAACAGGACAAATTGATAATAATCTAAAATCAAAATTAATAAACAAAAAAAGAAGACTTCACATAGATGATTGGTGTGAAGGATGTGGAACTTGTGTTGAAGTTTGTCAACACAATGGGATAATGATTAAAGATAATAAAGCCGTTCCAATATTAGAAAATTGTGTTTTTTGCGGTTATTGTTCTAAACATTGTCCACAATTTTGTATAAAGGTTGTATGA
- the ruvX gene encoding Holliday junction resolvase RuvX, giving the protein MRIMGLDVGDKTIGVAVSDLLGITAQGVTTVRRKSYKYDIDQLLDIIKEYNVNRIVVGLPKNMNNTIGPQGEKVMKFVEKFKGKCSLEMDYQDERLTTVAAHRAMISADMSRAKRKKVVDKVAATYILQTYLDKNKF; this is encoded by the coding sequence ATAAGAATTATGGGTTTAGATGTAGGCGATAAGACAATAGGTGTAGCAGTAAGTGATCTTTTAGGAATAACAGCTCAAGGTGTTACTACTGTAAGAAGGAAAAGTTATAAGTATGATATAGATCAATTATTGGATATAATTAAAGAATATAATGTTAATAGAATTGTAGTTGGTCTTCCCAAAAATATGAATAACACAATTGGACCGCAAGGTGAAAAGGTAATGAAGTTTGTTGAAAAATTTAAAGGAAAATGTTCTTTAGAAATGGATTATCAGGACGAAAGATTAACTACTGTAGCAGCCCATAGAGCCATGATAAGTGCTGATATGAGTAGAGCGAAGCGAAAAAAGGTTGTTGATAAAGTAGCGGCTACATATATTTTGCAAACCTATCTAGATAAAAATAAATTTTAA
- a CDS encoding IreB family regulatory phosphoprotein → MNDNINNTMKFDVPKDNKNKARDIILRVFGALDEKGYNPVYQIVGYILSGDPTYITSYDDARSLIRKLERDELLEELIKSYIENEKK, encoded by the coding sequence ATGAATGATAACATCAATAACACTATGAAATTTGATGTTCCTAAAGATAATAAGAATAAAGCTAGAGATATTATATTAAGAGTTTTTGGTGCATTAGATGAAAAAGGGTATAATCCAGTGTATCAGATTGTTGGATATATTTTATCTGGAGATCCAACTTATATTACTAGTTACGATGATGCTAGAAGCTTAATTAGAAAACTTGAAAGAGATGAATTGTTAGAGGAGTTAATCAAAAGTTATATTGAAAATGAAAAAAAATAG
- a CDS encoding PRC-barrel domain-containing protein, whose product MKKSSDLIGRFVVDITNGNKVCNIKDIIYSKDFFKLVAFLVDDNSFRNDRKIIRFKDVKEFGDTFVMIDSIYALEKPEKYPKIKAIMAEEYIMAGHEILCEDGISMGYIKDVVFDEKMGRIVGFKITDGIIQDLLDGRSFMPYKDGMKFKDKFLIINRQIKEEFEKNKEEYKKLLSI is encoded by the coding sequence ATGAAAAAATCTAGTGATTTAATAGGAAGATTTGTTGTTGATATAACAAATGGCAATAAAGTATGTAATATAAAAGATATTATATATTCAAAGGATTTTTTTAAGTTAGTAGCTTTTTTAGTTGACGATAATAGTTTTAGAAATGATAGAAAAATCATTCGTTTTAAGGATGTAAAAGAATTTGGTGATACTTTTGTTATGATAGACAGTATTTACGCTTTGGAAAAGCCAGAAAAATATCCTAAGATAAAAGCTATAATGGCTGAAGAATATATTATGGCAGGGCATGAGATATTATGTGAAGATGGTATAAGCATGGGATATATAAAGGATGTAGTTTTTGATGAGAAAATGGGTAGGATAGTTGGTTTTAAAATTACTGATGGCATTATTCAAGATTTATTAGATGGTAGGAGTTTTATGCCATATAAAGATGGTATGAAATTTAAAGATAAATTTTTGATTATAAATAGACAAATCAAGGAAGAATTTGAAAAGAATAAAGAAGAGTACAAAAAACTGCTAAGTATATAA
- a CDS encoding AI-2E family transporter, which yields MVYIVNFTNDVRELLITALVFVILYYIIKIGNKTLGKGNGLIITKKELFKLTIFAGMIFAILKIYTSVPIVKDIIYTIIISITIAYILNPIVNYLESKGLRRITSISIIYLFIAGFIGMLYFIIVPSILEEVTNLLVDFPEYLRQINDKIKTFYNLYTVNMDSLPGGIGNIKNIIDNNLIAIENLVTKNIKNVTDNIATTFSKLVVLVLFPVMTFYFLKDKDFFKKNIILLCPKKFRDDLLKISRKMNIILGKFVRGQLIVASFIGVASAVDLLILRVKFALIIGLIAGVASIIPYFGPIIGIIPALFFALLDSTTKAIWVIITFVIIQQIEGDVLSPRIVGNSVGLHPIVVMVVLLIGGGIFGVIGMLLSVPATVFIKIILNYSIEKLDNMQ from the coding sequence ATGGTATACATAGTTAATTTTACTAATGATGTTAGAGAATTATTAATTACAGCACTTGTATTTGTTATTTTATATTATATTATAAAAATTGGCAATAAGACATTAGGTAAAGGTAATGGATTAATTATTACTAAGAAAGAGTTATTTAAATTAACTATTTTTGCTGGTATGATATTTGCAATACTAAAAATTTATACATCGGTTCCTATAGTTAAGGATATTATATATACGATTATAATCTCTATTACAATTGCATATATTCTTAATCCAATCGTAAATTATTTAGAATCAAAAGGTTTAAGGAGAATTACATCAATATCAATTATTTATTTGTTTATAGCTGGTTTTATTGGAATGTTATATTTTATAATTGTTCCTAGTATACTTGAAGAAGTGACAAATTTATTAGTCGATTTTCCAGAATATTTAAGGCAAATAAATGATAAAATAAAGACATTTTATAATTTATATACAGTAAATATGGACAGTTTACCTGGAGGAATTGGGAATATTAAAAATATAATTGATAATAATTTAATTGCAATTGAAAATTTGGTAACGAAGAATATAAAAAATGTTACGGATAATATAGCCACAACTTTTTCAAAGCTAGTAGTTTTAGTACTTTTTCCTGTTATGACATTTTATTTCTTGAAAGATAAAGATTTTTTTAAAAAAAATATTATATTACTATGTCCCAAAAAATTTAGAGATGATTTACTAAAAATATCTAGGAAAATGAATATAATTTTAGGTAAATTTGTGCGTGGTCAATTAATAGTTGCTTCATTTATTGGAGTTGCATCTGCAGTTGATTTACTTATTTTAAGAGTTAAATTTGCGTTAATTATTGGTCTAATTGCTGGAGTTGCAAGTATAATACCATATTTTGGACCTATAATTGGCATTATACCAGCATTGTTTTTTGCATTGTTAGACAGTACTACTAAGGCTATTTGGGTAATTATAACTTTTGTTATTATACAGCAAATTGAAGGAGATGTATTATCGCCTAGAATTGTTGGAAATAGTGTAGGATTACACCCTATAGTTGTTATGGTAGTGTTATTAATTGGAGGAGGTATATTTGGTGTAATAGGAATGCTTTTAAGTGTACCAGCTACTGTATTTATTAAAATAATATTAAACTATTCAATAGAAAAACTTGATAATATGCAGTGA
- the mnmA gene encoding tRNA 2-thiouridine(34) synthase MnmA, whose amino-acid sequence MDKNKVVIGMSGGVDSSVAAYLLKKQGYDVIGVTMKIWQDDKAAHNTAEDSCCSLSAVEDARRVADKIGIPFYVMNFKDIFKEKVIDYFIEEYGKGRTPNPCIACNRYVKFEELLRRSNQLGAYYVATGHYAKVEYDKDNNRYLLKKSKALAKDQTYALYNLTQEQLKHTLMPLGDFNDKAEIRKIAKELDLIVADKKESQEICFIDDNDYGRYIEENADYKIKPGYFIDVNGKILGKHKGITNYTIGQRKGLGIALGKPAYVVDIDTKNNTVTLGDNEDVFARALIAYDINFISIDNLTEPMKVKAKVRYAAKEQEATIYPCKEDSLKVVFDEPVRAITPGQAVVFYDGDVLVGGGTILRKELNF is encoded by the coding sequence ATGGATAAAAATAAAGTTGTTATTGGTATGAGCGGTGGAGTAGATAGTTCGGTTGCTGCTTATTTGTTAAAGAAACAAGGTTATGATGTAATTGGAGTTACTATGAAAATTTGGCAAGATGATAAAGCTGCTCATAATACAGCTGAGGATAGTTGTTGTTCTTTGTCAGCGGTAGAAGATGCAAGAAGAGTTGCTGATAAAATTGGTATTCCTTTTTATGTTATGAACTTTAAGGATATATTTAAGGAAAAAGTTATAGATTATTTCATAGAAGAATATGGAAAAGGCAGAACTCCTAATCCATGTATTGCGTGTAATAGGTATGTTAAGTTTGAGGAACTTTTGAGGAGATCAAATCAATTAGGAGCTTATTATGTTGCTACTGGCCACTATGCCAAAGTAGAATATGATAAAGATAATAATAGATACTTATTAAAAAAATCTAAAGCGTTAGCAAAAGATCAAACATATGCTCTTTATAATTTAACACAAGAACAATTAAAACATACATTAATGCCTCTAGGTGATTTTAATGATAAGGCAGAAATACGTAAAATAGCTAAAGAATTAGATTTAATTGTAGCTGATAAAAAAGAGAGTCAAGAAATATGTTTTATTGATGATAATGATTATGGAAGATATATAGAAGAAAATGCTGATTATAAAATAAAACCAGGGTATTTTATTGACGTTAACGGAAAGATATTAGGCAAGCATAAAGGAATAACTAATTACACCATAGGTCAAAGAAAAGGTTTAGGAATAGCGCTTGGAAAGCCAGCATATGTGGTTGACATAGATACAAAAAATAATACAGTTACTCTTGGTGATAATGAAGATGTTTTTGCAAGAGCATTAATAGCTTATGATATTAATTTTATATCTATCGATAATCTAACGGAACCAATGAAGGTTAAAGCTAAAGTTAGATATGCTGCAAAGGAACAAGAAGCAACTATATATCCCTGCAAAGAGGATAGCCTTAAAGTTGTTTTTGATGAACCTGTAAGAGCAATTACACCAGGTCAAGCAGTTGTTTTTTATGATGGAGATGTACTTGTTGGTGGTGGAACAATATTAAGAAAAGAGTTGAATTTTTAA